A genomic window from Leishmania major strain Friedlin complete genome, chromosome 16 includes:
- a CDS encoding putative carbamoyl-phosphate synthase, whose product MEHYAKAELVLHGGERFEGYSFGYEESVAGEVVFATGMVGYPESLSDPSYHGQILVLTSPMVGNYGVPRVEEDLFGVTKYFESTDGQIHVSAVVVQEYCDQPDHWEMYETLGTWLRKNKVPGMMMVDTRSIVLKLRDMGTALGKVLVAGNDVPFMDPNTRNLVAEVSTKTRVTHGHGTLRILVIDMGVKLNTLRCLLKHDVTLIVVPHDWDITTEVYDGLFITNGPGNPQMCTSTIRSVRWALQQDKPIFGICMGNQMLCLAAGGTTYKMKYGHRGQNQPCKCNIDDRVVITTQNHGFAVDFKTLPSGEWEEYFTNSNDGTNEGLWHKTKPFCSVQFHPEGRCGPQDTEYLFSEYVCRVKESKVKEVAKFKPRKVLVLGAGGIVIAQAGEFDYSGSQCLKSLREEGMETVLINPNIATVQTDDEMADHIYFVPLTVEAVERVIEKERPDGILLGWGGQTALNCGVKLDELGVLKKYNVQVLGTPVSVIAVTEDRELFRDTLLQINEQVAKSAAVTSVEEAVAASKDIGFPMMVRAAYCLGGQGSGIVENMEELRHKVEVALAASPQVLLEESVAGWKEIEYEVVRDIYDNCITVCNMENFDPMGIHTGESIVVAPSQTLSNDEFHMLRSASIKIIRHLGIVGECNIQYGLDPFSHRYVVIEVNARLSRSSALASKATGYPLAHVATKIALGKGLFEITNGVTKTTMACFEPSMDYIAVKMPRWDLHKFNMVSEEIGSMMKSVGEVMSIGRTFEEALQKAIRMVDPSYTGFSLPDRFAGVDFDYMEHIRHPTPYRLFALCRALLDGHSAEELYQMTKITRFFLYKLEKLVRLSKATSTLYANKLTEMPRESLLNMKAHGFSDRQLAQLLNSTAADVRARRAELNVMPLIKQIDTVAGEYPAAQCCYLYSTYNAQRDDVPFTERMYAVLGCGVYRIGNSVEFDYGGVLVARELRRLGNKVILINYNPETVSTDYDECDRLYFDEVSEETVLDILTKERVRGVVISLGGQIVQNMALSLKKSGLPILGTDPANIDMAEDRNKFSKMCDELGVLQPEWISATSVEQVHEFCDTVGYPALVRPSYVLSGSAMAVIANREDVTRYLKEASFVSGEHPVVVSKYYEAATEYDVDIVAHHGRVLCYAICEHVENAGVHSGDATMFLPPQNTDKDTMKRIYDSVNRIAEKLDVVGPMNVQFLLTAEGQLRVIEANVRSSRSVPFVSKTLGISFPSVMVSAFLARKDQNLVPIKRAKMTHIGCKASMFSFNRLAGADPILGVEMASTGEIGVFGRDKHEVFLKAMLCQNFKIPEKGVFFSSDVDSQTEALCPYIQHLVRRGLKMYGTANTAAVLHEYGIQCEVLLQRSELPPGDVSESNRLAVYDEEVAKKGKFDLVIQLRDKRRDFVLRRCTRETAPPDYWVRRLAVDYNIPLLTEPSIVKMFCECMDLPASSIEIEPFRHYVPKIYHKVENNNCAMLRCHKVGLMITNNNDSKVLALRLSQEGLNITCFHAYLGGSDIDHFEQAFQSLNVPIEVVDLRSEIASSAFDLIMCQSADERHNWHLSKLSWYIFGKYLIPVMRQRRMSVVAQTSKQNKKEAGFEKYVHSNCPEMGVYNAWRDARLMEDFETVADQISFLRKHGIKATVKNNVQVHSSVCGSTYYGDDMRSLPAPSLVKPVRECSATPEFVSLTFRGARCVNINGIDVTPLLALQMANEIAGRNGVGITRTREGAMYETPGMNLLSVGLQFLYDVSFDRCAADLFRIYSRHVSQNIGAGQLSEKHTQSAIEAVRFLTSDVSGVVELELHQGEIIFLKLSHVQNPVDRRVAPQLVTEEELEEVFQPGNGSFSDVQW is encoded by the coding sequence ATGGAACACTACGCGAAGGCGGAGCTCGTGCtgcacggcggcgagcgcTTCGAGGGCTACTCCTTCGGCTATGAGGAGAGCGTGGCGGGCGAGGTGGTCTTCGCGACGGGCATGGTCGGTTACCCGGAAAGTCTGAGCGACCCGTCGTACCACGGCCAGATTCTCGTGCTGACGTCGCCGATGGTGGGCAATTACGGCGTGCCGCGGGTCGAGGAGGACCTCTTCGGGGTGACCAAGTACTTTGAGAGCACAGACGGCCAGATCCACGTGAGtgccgtggtggtgcaggAGTACTGCGACCAGCCGGACCACTGGGAGATGTACGAAACGCTCGGCACATGGCTGCGCAAGAACAAGGTTCCTGGCATGATGATGGTGGATACCCGCAGCATCGTGCTGAAGCTGCGGGACATGGGTACAGCGCTTGGCAAGGTGCTCGTGGCCGGTAACGATGTGCCCTTTATGGACCCGAACACCCGCAACCTGGTGGCGGAGGTAAGCACCAAGACGCGCGTCACGCACGGCCACGGCACGCTGCGCATCCTCGTGATCGATATGGGGGTGAAGCTGAacacgctgcgctgcctgctgAAGCACGACGTCACTCTGATCGTCGTCCCGCACGACTGGGATATCACGACGGAGGTGTACGACGGCCTGTTCATCACCAACGGCCCTGGTAACCCGCAGATGTGCACGAGCACCAtccgcagcgtgcgctgggCCCTCCAGCAGGACAAGCCAATCTTTGGTATCTGCATGGGCAACCAGATGctctgcctcgccgctggcggAACGACCTATAAGATGAAGTACGGTCACCGCGGCCAGAACCAGCCGTGTAAGTGCAACATCGACGATCGCGTTGTCATCACGACGCAGAACCACGGCTTTGCCGTTGACTTCAAGACCCTCCCGTCGGGCGAGTGGGAAGAGTACTTCACGAACTCGAACGACGGCACCAATGAGGGGCTGTGGCACAAGACGAAGCCGTTCTGCAGTGTCCAGTTCCATCCAGAGGGCCGCTGCGGCCCGCAGGACACGGAGTACCTCTTCAGCGAGTACGTGTGCCGCGTGAAGGAGTcgaaggtgaaggaggtggcgaAGTTCAAGCCGCGCAAAGTCCTGGTactcggcgccggcggcatcgTCATTGCGCAGGCCGGCGAGTTCGACTACAGCGGCTCGCAGTGTCTCAAgtcgctgcgcgaggagggcATGGAAACGGTGCTCATCAACCCGAACATCgcgacggtgcagacggACGACGAGATGGCCGACCACATCTACTTTGTGCCGCTCAcagtggaggcggtggagcgcGTGATCGAGAAGGAGCGGCCGGATGGCATTCTACTCGGCTGGGGCGGTCAGACGGCGCTCAACTGCGGCGTAAAGCTCGACGAGCTCGGTGTCTTGAAGAAGTACAACGTGCAGGTGCTCGGCACGCCCGTGTCCGTCATTGCCGTGACGGAGGACCGCGAGCTATTCCGCGACACTTTGCTGCAGATCAACGAGCAGGTGGCCAAGTCGGCGGCAGTGACGTCTGTGGAggaggccgtggcggcgaGCAAGGACATCGGCTTCCCGATGATGGTGCGCGCGGCCTACTGCCTTGGCGGGCagggcagcggcatcgtcgagaacatggaggagctgcgccacaaggtcgaggtggcgctggccgCGTCGCcacaggtgctgctggaggagagcgTGGCTGGCTGGAAGGAAATCGAGTACGAGGTGGTGCGCGACATCTACGACAACTGCATCACCGTGTGCAACATGGAGAACTTCGACCCCATGGGAATTCACACGGGCGAGTCCATCGTCGTTGCGCCATCGCAGACGCTGAGCAACGACGAGTTCCacatgctgcgcagcgcctccatcaAGATCATCCGCCATCTCGGCATTGTGGGCGAGTGCAACATCCAGTACGGTCTCGACCCCTTCAGCCACCGCTACGTCGTCATCGAGGTGAACGCTCGTCTGTCGCGCTCGTCGGCGCTGGCCTCCAAGGCCACCGGCTACCCGCTGGCCCACGTCGCCACCAAGATCGCTCTGGGCAAGGGGCTCTTTGAGATCACGAACGGCGTCACCAAGACGACGATGGCGTGCTTCGAGCCCAGCATGGACTATATTGCCGTCAAGATGCCGCGCTGGGACCTCCACAAGTTCAACATGGTGAGCGAAGAGATCGGCTCGATGATGAAGAGCGTCGGCGAGGTCATGTCCATTGGCCGCACCTTCGAGGAGGCCCTGCAGAAGGCGATTCGCATGGTGGACCCGAGCTACACCGGCTTCTCCCTTCCAGATCGCTTCGCCGGCGTCGATTTCGACTACATGGAGCACATCCGCCACCCGACGCCGTATCGCTTGTTTGCCCTCTGCCGCGCCCTGCTCGACGGACACTCGGCCGAGGAGCTGTACCAGATGACGAAGATCACGCGCTTCTTCCTGTACAAGCTGGAGAAGCTGGTGCGCCTCTCCAAGGCCACATCCACGCTGTACGCAAACAAGCTCACCGAGATGCCACGCGAGAGCCTGCTTAACATGAAGGCGCACGGCTTCTCTGACCGGCAACTCGCCCAGCTCCTcaacagcaccgccgccgacgtgcgcgcgcgccgtgcggAGCTGAACGTGATGCCGCTGATCAAGCAGATCGACACGGTTGCCGGCGAGTACCCGGCGGCCCAGTGCTGCTACCTCTACTCTACCTACAACGCCCAACGCGATGATGTACCCTTCACAGAGCGCATGTACGCCGTGCTCGGCTGCGGGGTCTACCGGATCGGCAACAGCGTCGAGTTCGACTACGGCGGCGTCCTTGTGGCAcgcgagctgcgccggctcGGCAACAAGGTGATCCTCATCAACTACAATCCTGAGACAGTGTCGACGGACTACGATGAGTGCGACCGCCTGTACTTTGACGAGGTGTCGGAGGAGACGGTGCTCGACATCCTCACGaaggagcgcgtgcgcggcgtcgtcatTTCGCTGGGCGGCCAGATTGTGCAGAACATGGCCCTGAGCCTCAAGAAGAGTGGGCTGCCGATTCTCGGCACTGACCCGGCGAACATCGACATGGCTGAGGACCGCAACAAGTTCTCGAAGATGTGCGACGAActcggcgtgctgcagccggAGTGGATCTCGGCCACGTCAGTCGAGCAGGTGCACGAGTTCTGCGACACCGTCGGCTACCCTGCCCTGGTGCGTCCGAGCTACGTGCTGAGCGGGTCGGCCATGGCCGTCATTGCTAACAGGGAGGACGTGACGCGCTACCTGAAGGAGGCCTCCTTTGTCTCTGGCGAGCACCCGGTAGTGGTAAGCAAGTACTACGAAGCCGCCACGGAGTACGATGTCGACATCGTCGCCCACCACGGTCGTGTGCTGTGCTACGCCATCTGCGAGCACGTTGAAAACGCCGGCGTGCACTCTGGGGATGCGACGATGTTCTTGCCCCCGCAGAACACCGACAAGGACACAATGAAGCGCATATACGACTCCGTCAACCGCATCGCCGAGAAGCTCGACGTGGTGGGGCCGATGAACGTGCAGTTCCTGCTGACGGCGGAGGGCCAGCTGCGCGTGATTGAGGCGAACGTGCGCAGCTCCCGCTCCGTTCCATTCGTGTCGAAGACGCTCGGCATCTCTTTCCCTTCCGTGATGGTGTCCGCCTTCCTGGCGCGCAAGGACCAGAACCTCGTGCCCATCAAGCGTGCCAAGATGACGCACATTGGGTGCAAGGCCTCCATGTTTAGCTTTAACCGCCTGGCCGGTGCGGACCCGATCCTCGGCGTTGAGATGGCCTCCACTGGTGAGATCGGCGTCTTTGGCCGCGACAAGCACGAGGTGTTCCTCAAGGCAATGCTGTGCCAGAACTTCAAGATCCCGGAGAAGGGCGTCTTCTTTAGCAGTGACGTGGACAGCCAGACGGAGGCACTCTGCCCGTACATTCAGCACCTTGTGCGGCGTGGGCTGAAGATGTACGGCACGGCcaacacggcggcggtgctacACGAGTACGGCATCCAGTGCGAggtgctcctccagcgcagcgagcTGCCGCCCGGCGACGTGTCCGAGAGCAACCGTCTCGCGGTGTACGACGAGGAAGTGGCAAAGAAGGGGAAGTTTGATCTTGTGATTCAGCTTCGCGACAAGAGGCGGGACtttgtgctgcgccgttgcACCCGCGAGACTGCCCCGCCGGACTACtgggtgcgccgcctcgccgtcgacTACAACATTCCTCTGCTGACGGAGCCCAGCATTGTTAAAATGTTCTGCGAGTGCATGGACCTGCCCGCGTCGTCCATCGAGATTGAGCCGTTCCGCCACTACGTGCCGAAGATCTACCACAAGGTCGAGAACAACAACTGCGCcatgctgcgctgccacaAGGTCGGGCTGATGATTACGAACAACAACGATAGCaaggtgctggcgctgcgtctGAGCCAGGAGGGGCTCAACATCACGTGCTTTCACGCCTATCTCGGTGGGTCCGACATCGATCACTTCGAGCAGGCGTTTCAGAGTCTGAACGTGCCGATCGAGGTGGTCGACCTGCGCTCGGAGATCGCGAGCTCGGCGTTCGACCTCATCATGTGCCAGTCCGCCGACGAGCGCCACAACTGGCATCTCTCGAAACTTAGCTGGTACATCTTCGGCAAGTACCTCATCCCGGTGATGCGCCAGCGTCGCATGTCCGTGGTGGCGCAGACGTCGAAGCAGAACAAGAAGGAGGCGGGCTTTGAGAAATACGTGCACAGCAACTGCCCTGAGATGGGCGTCTACAACGCGTGGCGCGACGCGCGGCTGATGGAGGATTTTGAGACGGTGGCCGATCAGATCAGCTTCCTGCGCAAGCACGGCATCAAGGCGACGGTGAAGAACAACGTTCAGGTGCACAGTTCCGTGTGCGGTAGCACGTACTACGGCGACGACATGCGTAGCCTGCCGGCCCCATCGCTAGTGAAGCCGGTGCGTGAgtgcagcgcgacgccagAGTTCGTGTCCCTCACCTTccgcggtgcgcgctgcgtgAACATCAACGGCATCGACGtaacgccgctgctggcgctgcagatgGCAAACGAAATCGCCGGCCGCAACGGCGTCGGCATCACCCGCACGCGCGAGGGCGCCATGTACGAGACACCGGGCATGAATCTGCTCTCCGTCGGCCTGCAGTTCCTTTACGACGTTTCTTTCGACCGCTGTGCCGCGGACCTGTTCCGCATATACTCGCGCCACGTGTCACAAAACATCGGCGCTGGCCAGCTGTCAGAGAAGCACACGCAGTCCGCCATCGAGGCGGTGCGCTTCCTGACGAGCGACGTGAGCGgcgtggtggagctggagctgcaCCAGGGCGAGATCATCTTCCTGAAGTTGTCGCACGTGCAGAACCCGGTTGACCGTCGTGTCGCGCCGCAGCTGGTaaccgaggaggagctcgagGAGGTCTTCCAGCCTGGAAACGGCTCCTTCAGCGACGTACAGTGGTAG